tccccaccccttcccaccacACTCCTAACGTCCATTCACAGCTTCCTATTCTTTGCTGTTATTCCTCTTAACCAATAAGTCTGACTTtccagacaaataaataaaataaaataaaactcaacacCAGTCACTTGTTAAAGGGCATATTTATTACttctctggttaaaaaaaaaaaaaagcatccatcCATTGCACATTTGTCAGTTCATGACTTTGTCATCATGTCTAGCTAGAATAGCTGTCACCAAACAGTGTGACCAactgggagggggatgggggtcCAGGAACGTGTCCTGAGGTCTTTCAGAATAAATAGTCACAAACACAAGtatgacaataaaataaattacaaaattaaatagtATTAAATCAATAGGattaaattaaatacaatttCAAGTGAAGAGTCCCTGGATGTGGCTACTTGGCAGCAGACAGCTTATAGGAGGTGGAGCTATGCAGGTGGCAGGAAtgttctggggctcaaaccccTGCTCTACACAGGACCCATGGAGGTTTGGGGGTTCCTCGCTGCCTCCAAGACTCTCAGGCAttcagttccaggtcagtgaTATATTCTTGGACCCAGGTCTCTTTGGGGTCAGCGCAGAACTGCCGGTTTCTCTTGGTTAGGAAACTACAGAGAGAGAGGTAAGGGTCAAGAAACTTAAACATCCAATGGGAGAGTCTGACTTCCTCTGTCGTTTCTCTATCGCTCCCGTCCTCTCACTGACCCCCTTTAGATGATCCTGTGCTTCCCTTTTTGTGACTCTCCCCACCCCATGACTGAGAAACCCTCTCTTACACTGTTCCTCACCCCACTTTATCAGGAAAATCAGGAGAACCGAACTTACATGACACCTGGCTGGGAGCAAAGGCTGCTGGTCTCAAAATAGTCAACGATGAATTGGCGTGAAATCTTCCGGCCGTAGGAGAAGCAGCAGGCAGTCGGGGTGTCAGCTCCATCTGTAGAGGAAGGGACAGAACAAATTCAAGTCATCATTGAGCAGGATAGGACACCTAATACAACTTAAGAGGTGGGAAAGGCTGCCTTGCTTGGGGTGGGCGTTGGACGGCTAAGGAACTGTAGGCATTTGGGCATTTGGGACCAGAAACGTCTCCACATCTGTCACTGCTTCCGTCTCTGTTCTGTCTATATTTTCACTGTgggctttctcttcctctgtgtgttgcCCTGTGTCTTTCCCACAGCTTTCTCTAATACCAGAAGTCAGCAAAAAAGACACCAGGGCACCACCATAAGACATCCCAGAGGCAGAGAGCTCCTTAAGAATTCCAGTACACGACAACATTATCCTCAGTGTGACTTCAAGTTCTGGGTACCTACAAAAGGTTAGACCCTTCCACACCGTAGAGACAAAACTAAAAATCTCAAAGAGAAAGaccagtttcttttctcttgtagACTCTGAAGCCACAGAAAAGACTGTTATGGTCTGCCTTAGTCCAGAGACTGGGGACACCTCCTGTAGCAGTGTAGACTCACATGGCGCTGAGAAGACTTGGTTGCAGAGTGTCATGGTACACAGAAAAACAGCAAGGGCAGCGGTGGAGACCTTCATGATGCTGAGCAGGTGACAGAGGGTGAGCTTGTCGGCAGAACAGAGAAGTGACTGGTACTCGCTGCTGCCTGTATCCTTCTGGTGTCTGAAGCCATATCCCTCTTCTCTTATAGGTAGCCCTGGAAGATGAGGAAATGGAATCCGGGGCTGAGGAGGGAAAATTTTAAGCACAGCAATGGTGTCATGATGAGTGTTACACAACCCAGGGTCCCCAGTGACCACAGGGGCTCAGGATATCCGAGAATAGCATCTCTGAGATGTAAGTCTCAACTCTCAACTCGTGACCTGTTCTCTCTTCTTGTGGGGAAGTAGTTTCTCTTATGAGCAGGAGGAGGTAGGACAGTGTCAACTCAGGGCTATTCTTAGCTGGTCCCGTCTCATGAGAACCGTTCTGTGAATAAACACTCCAAACCCGTTCCTTGCCGTGGAACGGAAACTCTCATTATTTCTCAGCTTCTCTAACCACGTGGAAGAATAGCTGTGGATGGTGGCACAA
This sequence is a window from Mus pahari chromosome 14, PAHARI_EIJ_v1.1, whole genome shotgun sequence. Protein-coding genes within it:
- the LOC110332246 gene encoding C-C motif chemokine 3, giving the protein MKVSTAALAVFLCTMTLCNQVFSAPYGADTPTACCFSYGRKISRQFIVDYFETSSLCSQPGVIFLTKRNRQFCADPKETWVQEYITDLELNA